In one Inquilinus sp. Marseille-Q2685 genomic region, the following are encoded:
- a CDS encoding TetR/AcrR family transcriptional regulator — MSEPITDLLSRREGKRRRILEAAADCFARRGFHGTGMAEICEAAGMSAGNLYRYFRNKEAMIAALVDAEREETAALFREVADSDDPLAAIIALLERFLTLTTDAAGHRLWLEILSEGARNPQIQAVLDRSDAEVRPALAHLVGRAAACGQADPALDPDQAAIWLLMLIDGFSARVATDPDFDIAAGIAALPGMVRRYLAPGA; from the coding sequence ATGTCCGAGCCCATCACCGACCTCCTGTCCCGCCGCGAGGGAAAGCGCCGCCGCATTCTGGAGGCGGCGGCCGACTGCTTCGCCCGGCGCGGCTTCCACGGCACCGGCATGGCCGAGATCTGCGAGGCGGCGGGGATGAGCGCCGGCAATCTCTACCGCTACTTCCGGAACAAGGAGGCGATGATCGCCGCCCTGGTCGATGCCGAGCGCGAGGAGACGGCGGCGCTGTTCCGCGAGGTGGCGGACAGCGACGACCCGCTGGCCGCGATCATCGCCCTCCTGGAGCGCTTCCTGACCCTGACCACCGACGCCGCCGGGCACCGGCTGTGGCTGGAGATCCTGTCGGAGGGCGCGCGCAACCCGCAGATCCAGGCGGTGCTGGACCGCAGCGACGCCGAGGTCCGGCCGGCGTTGGCGCATCTGGTCGGCCGCGCCGCCGCCTGCGGCCAGGCCGATCCGGCCCTCGACCCCGACCAGGCGGCGATCTGGCTGCTCATGCTGATCGACGGCTTCAGCGCCCGGGTGGCGACCGACCCGGATTTCGACATCGCCGCCGGCATCGCCGCCCTGCCCGGCATGGTCCGCCGCTACCTGGCCCCCGGAGCCTGA